A single region of the Thermotoga profunda AZM34c06 genome encodes:
- a CDS encoding MaoC family dehydratase, with protein MNFQVGQTYSEKFVVTEKMVRDFSELIGDKNPVHLDEEYAKSTRFKKRICHGMLVASFISKVLGMNFPGPGTILVKQQLKYRSPVYIDEQIEIQVKITQMIPDRQRLVLDTNVIKEDGTIAIEGICEVLFES; from the coding sequence ATGAATTTTCAAGTTGGCCAAACATATAGTGAAAAATTCGTAGTAACTGAGAAAATGGTTAGAGATTTTTCAGAGTTAATCGGTGATAAGAATCCGGTCCATCTTGATGAAGAGTATGCAAAATCAACACGCTTTAAGAAAAGAATTTGTCATGGAATGCTTGTGGCGTCATTTATCTCAAAAGTTCTTGGAATGAACTTTCCGGGTCCTGGAACTATACTTGTGAAACAGCAGCTTAAGTATCGATCACCAGTTTATATAGATGAACAAATAGAAATACAAGTCAAGATAACTCAAATGATACCAGATAGACAAAGGCTCGTGCTTGATACGAATGTGATTAAAGAGGATGGAACGATCGCAATAGAAGGAATTTGTGAGGTACTTTTTGAGTCATGA
- the rsmA gene encoding 16S rRNA (adenine(1518)-N(6)/adenine(1519)-N(6))-dimethyltransferase RsmA, which produces MRPFGQHFLIDEQVVHCLVNQLSDQQNKFVIEIGAGKGFITKHLIQNGFKVLAYEIDEKVANELRENIKSNNLEVCVRDFLNVSYEKLPTLNCCVGSIPYQISSLLIRKIISLSFQKAVLIVQKEFADKLIALPSMKKYTFISVLAQSFYNIKKVCNISKNSFSPPPKVDSAIIVMNRKKQVPELDRYTLFLRKLFTSPNKIARNVANFPLNFQYEILEKRVRDLSVDEIIEFYKNLRSD; this is translated from the coding sequence ATGAGACCTTTTGGTCAACATTTCCTGATTGATGAGCAGGTTGTACACTGTCTGGTAAATCAACTCAGTGATCAGCAAAACAAATTTGTAATCGAAATAGGTGCAGGAAAGGGTTTTATAACTAAACATCTCATTCAAAATGGATTCAAAGTTCTGGCTTACGAGATAGACGAGAAAGTCGCAAATGAACTTAGAGAGAACATCAAAAGTAATAACCTCGAGGTGTGTGTGAGAGATTTTCTCAATGTGAGTTATGAGAAATTACCAACTCTGAATTGTTGTGTTGGTAGTATACCGTATCAAATTTCATCACTTTTGATTAGAAAAATAATAAGCCTGTCTTTTCAGAAAGCTGTTTTGATTGTTCAAAAGGAATTTGCAGATAAACTCATTGCCTTGCCTTCTATGAAAAAATACACGTTTATATCAGTTTTAGCTCAGAGTTTTTATAACATTAAAAAGGTGTGTAATATATCAAAAAATTCTTTTTCTCCACCACCAAAAGTAGATTCAGCGATAATAGTTATGAACAGAAAAAAACAGGTACCAGAACTGGACAGGTATACTTTGTTTCTACGCAAACTTTTTACTTCGCCAAATAAAATCGCCAGAAATGTGGCGAATTTTCCATTGAATTTTCAATATGAAATCTTAGAAAAACGCGTTAGAGATCTTTCAGTGGATGAAATAATTGAATTTTACAAAAATCTAAGGAGTGATTAG